The nucleotide sequence AAATAATATTCTTTATGAagaattgttatatataaaatggaTCTAATTATGGTCTGTAGGTACTGACTTTTAATTTTCAGTACATACATTCAACAAACATTATAACGCACCACTTACTAAATAGTCGCGTACAGCTATCATATATTATACCATTATCAAcgctttttgtaaaatattcttagcaagtttcatgataattgggttACACGTTTGATTCTAAAGTATTTAATTAtagctttttttttacaaatgactGGACTCATTTCTAAATCAAtggtaaaacaacaacaacaacaaaaacatgagcataccaagtttcataaatagTGGGTAATACATATGGGTTGAATAGTTTTCACAATCGTTTTCTGAAATTCGGACAAGGCACCTAAATGTTGACACCAAGTGCCCCAGTAACGATCTCGTAAGAGATATTATGGGACAAAATGTTATGACAAAGTTTCGCGAAgatttttcaataaatgttaCATCAAGAGTTTTAACAGTCTTTCTCTTAAATTTGACTTAGGATCTAGCTTATATTTCaacgtgacccagtttcaaactcggttgAGATATAAGTTCAAAGCATGTTCgcagcaagtttcatgatcatttgGTAATAAATGTCGCCtatatagagtgttaacaagttgtttttttatagaaCACCCAGTAATCCATTTTGGGATTCCTCATGACCGTtatcgaaaaaaaaacattagttCAAATCATGTGACTAAGTTCcataaagattgggcaattaacGTGGGGTTTTCTTTCAATGGACCCAGAAACCTAAAACTTAAACCAGATTATGTCTGACCCGGTAAAGGATTGTCATATAAAATAGGTCAAAACATGATACATACACATGATATATTCACAATGTTACCttacataatcaaaataatactaAAATTGATATAACCACAACAGGATGAATATTGCTCAACACAAACTAACTTAACGTGCACGCAAACATGTTAATTTAAAGTGCACGTTATATCAAAATTCATTCTTCTATAAACATTTTAGAATGCGTTGTGTGCACTATTTTGGCACTTATTCcaaatatatgtaaattgtatGCACAAACAATATCACGTGTgcaaaattgaaaatgaaatgaaatagaaTAATCCTCAATCAGTACGGAACACGCATTATATGCTTTGAGGTTTTGCATTTTTacttcattattttataatttaacttaTGATTATAAAAAGAGTTTAATGTTGACACGTGTATTTCTTTGCTAAAATACTGATAACAAGATCTTCGTAAATACAAGTCACAATTAATGAATTATGTACTCCATATGAAGTAAATTATATGTATTGCATGTGAAGTAATGTACAATTCACGAATACACGAACTGAAATCAAGAGATCACCAAacgaaacatttaaatatatggcACATTAAAAATGTCATACGAAAAGCGATTGAAATGTTTAActagcaaacaaaataaaaaaaaatcatgaccaAATTTATATACAACGTTTAATGTCGTGTCCAATAGTACGATACTTGTAATCTCAATAAAGTATGGGTATAAAAATGATAACTAGAACTAGAATACCTTCCTCTCAGCAGTTCAGTATCAAAACGGGTTTATTACAAAGCAAGTTTTCTACATGTTTCATCTTGATACCTCATAGTCAAGATATGCATTGGACAACTTTTCAACAGGAGTTCTCAATGGACAAAAACTCATTATGAAATCAGGAATTATGGTAAATTTGCACTGCACTTCCCCTGATCGAGATGAAGCTACAAATAGAGCTTGAATTTTATACCTATTATGCTTTCCAAAATAAATTCTCTGgacaaaatgtatgcatgaaAACTACTCAATAACAATTACTATTAAAATATTGAACCGACAGTAATGGCTACTGTTTACTTCACATCCACTCAATGAGATATACTTTGATTAAGTTTTAAGTTTAAAACCTCTTATTGTTTTCAAGATATGCTACGGacaaaacttcaatacattcatATGCTAAGGGCAATAACTGAAAATATATGGAAGCCAAAGTTTTTGTTCATGTGCACTGTACATACCAATGAGATCTACCTACCTATACAGTTTCAAGTTGGTACCTCTGTTTGTTTTCACGATATACTCCGGACAAAATCTAATAACACAAATAGCAAATAGCAACAACTTTACACATACGCGAGCAAAATGTATGATATCTGTGCACTTACCAAACGTTTATTAGGTATATCTACCTTTGAGGTTTCAAGTTGATACCTTTTTCAGTGTTCAAGATATGCACCTGACAACAtttatgcaaaacaataaacaaaagaggtttcataaaaaaaatatgagaGCAAGATTAATGGTTCTTGTACATACTCCTGTTCCCTAAATGTGATCTCCCTATATTTGAGTTTTAAGCTGTCACCTAAGTGAAGGTTATATTAAATGCATGCGTATGATATAATTTCCATATATAGCAATTATTATGCATAATTCTATCAACATAAAGTAGAATGAAAGAAAAGAAATCTCTTACAAACTGATTTGTACATAGCCTATTTGTATGTCCTAcgctaaataattttaatttcatttgcgTTAATTACGGAATATGCAAAAAGTAATTTGTAGCAAACAATAATTTTACCAGTACACTTTAAAATATACACTTAATTGTATTTACATTGCgatcaataaaattgtattaccaaTAAGTAGTAACACACAGCAAACTAAAATTGATTGAAATACCAAACATGGGCTTTCTATTGTTATTAAATACTGTTACACAACCTGAACGTATCTTGGTATTTGTCTGCCATGTGTTCAATCCCAGACTGCAGGTCACACGACACgtacatttttgtattttcatcTGCCGATTCACCGTGATATGGGTCCTCTCCCATTAACATTCCAATCGCATGTATAAAGTCGCCATCTGGCGTGTCTGCACAGACAAGCGAACCACTGTCTCCAAAGGTAGCCAGTTTTGTACCAACAGAGGCGCCATCCCTCTCCTCATCATCCGAGTCGGGATCCTCAATGCCAATTATGTTTTGAATCGTTGCACCAAGGCGTCGATAATATTTCGGCGTAGTTATTTTGCCCTTACCAGGTTTAGAATTCACCGCCCACAGGTGAACCATAAGTCCATTCAAGGATTCTAATTGCTCTCGGTTTCCATAGTCATACACTCTGCATGGTTTTTCAGCGCCGGTCGAATCTAATAGACTAGGTTTCGTTATTGAATCGACTATTAGTCGCGCAGCTGCAATATCGACCGGCAACAAGTATTCAAGATCATCTCTTCGGCGCAAAGTCTGGGCGATAATTTTGTTGCCGTTCGTTGATACTTGTAAAACATTCTTCTCCTCTTCGTCATCTAAAACATGTTTAGCCGATATAAGGCAACATTTCTCATCTTCAGACGTCCCTTTCCAAGCAAAACCGCCAAGTGTTCCGCGCTTAGATCCTGTTGTAATGCAATCTCCGACTGTCTGATCGCCATGCGCATATTTCATTATTTCGCTTTTACAAAAACGAAAAGTGATGTCTGGTATTTGTTTGTTCCGAGATTGAAGGAACTTCACAATTTTGGATTGGATCTTGTCAATAGAGGCCTTATCGTCTTGGATTGAAGAATTCAAATTTACTATCAGTGTGTCTAGCCTGTATCCAACTCCAAGGACTTCAGGGACTTCTTTGAAAAGTTCATTCGCAACCTATTACAGGAACAAAACCAAAAACTTAAgtacatttttgaaataaaaaaaataaatattttaatcgaTCGGCATATATGTCTCTGTTAACTGTTGACGTTGTAAATGTTCTTATAACCATGTTAATGTTCCACACACATGCTTTGTACATACTAGTAATTAAAAGCTAGCTTGTTAAAACGATATTGTTATGACTGTTTGTAGTCAtgataatacatttatatatgcaAAAGGCAAACCTCTTCATCGAAATGTTGCTGACGGTCACGGAGTTTTGGATGTTCGTCTTGTGGAACCCTGCTGCGCTTGAACATGGTTCGAATTTCAGCAACGGCTTGCATTAGCTTTGGTTTCATCTTAACAGCGGTCTCGACATGCATCTTCATATCTACACCACTATTCAGACTCGCTTCGACTAGTTTTTGTACTGGTAAAACATCGAATAAAAAATTAGATATGTTGGTTTTAGTCCATGtaataatattttctaaattcGTGCGTGTGATTTTGTTCTCGGCTTAAGATCATTTTAATCCATTGATACTTAATCGAAAGATCCTGACATTTATTATAACTCCGCTGTTTTAAGTTATGTTTAGGTTAGTTGATTATATAGCACGTTTAAATACCCTTTTGTTATTCAGTTTTCCAAAAACTATTTGTATTAATGTTTAAAGGAAATCGTATGAAGATACTTAAAAAGACAATTTCGATAGGGACTAGCCGAGCATTAACGG is from Dreissena polymorpha isolate Duluth1 chromosome 14, UMN_Dpol_1.0, whole genome shotgun sequence and encodes:
- the LOC127858960 gene encoding uncharacterized protein LOC127858960, coding for MAERLRRYKLSPHLYPRFQYAVTEVERAHRKFDKLTKQCGLTDNQALPPFGFVYVNILETEGHPLIEEEHLTPNKIDDNIEFDTVSHAKAKDMFDKAPNNQKYPTVYVTKYSGYNDLPDYFGNLTILINNDHNHVGSTFSKYEDIYICVSNHANFAKDISNMLERYVFSHMRYKTELLDRITSAEMNTDYTHDLGRALENIQIKQLPSGPVASFAKLTLRRVVSSPEALQKLVEASLNSGVDMKMHVETAVKMKPKLMQAVAEIRTMFKRSRVPQDEHPKLRDRQQHFDEEVANELFKEVPEVLGVGYRLDTLIVNLNSSIQDDKASIDKIQSKIVKFLQSRNKQIPDITFRFCKSEIMKYAHGDQTVGDCITTGSKRGTLGGFAWKGTSEDEKCCLISAKHVLDDEEEKNVLQVSTNGNKIIAQTLRRRDDLEYLLPVDIAAARLIVDSITKPSLLDSTGAEKPCRVYDYGNREQLESLNGLMVHLWAVNSKPGKGKITTPKYYRRLGATIQNIIGIEDPDSDDEERDGASVGTKLATFGDSGSLVCADTPDGDFIHAIGMLMGEDPYHGESADENTKMYVSCDLQSGIEHMADKYQDTFRLCNSI